The following proteins come from a genomic window of Gordonia westfalica:
- a CDS encoding AIM24 family protein, whose translation MQLVQRSKRVVEARLNNTAVRAISGSMVAYEGQIAFKSAGFGGGDGVLAGLKQRATGEALSLMEASGNGVVYFAHNAAETTIIELNNETLQVESQQLMVLNGNLQTNVAFSGLRGASSGQGLFTTTVSGHGQIALLSNGGPLIHLEVSPQYPLVVDPDAFVCARGQLNQSFVTDVSWRSVMGQGGGEAFSLRWDGTGVVSIQPAER comes from the coding sequence ATGCAGTTGGTACAACGCTCCAAACGCGTGGTCGAGGCCAGGCTGAACAACACCGCGGTCCGAGCCATCAGCGGGTCGATGGTGGCCTATGAGGGTCAGATCGCGTTCAAGTCGGCCGGCTTCGGCGGTGGCGACGGCGTGCTCGCGGGTCTCAAGCAACGGGCGACAGGCGAAGCGCTGTCACTGATGGAGGCCTCGGGCAACGGCGTCGTCTACTTCGCCCACAACGCGGCCGAGACGACGATCATCGAACTCAACAACGAGACGCTGCAGGTCGAGTCCCAGCAGCTCATGGTGCTCAACGGGAATCTGCAGACCAATGTGGCGTTCTCGGGTCTGCGCGGCGCGTCGTCGGGCCAGGGCCTGTTCACGACGACGGTCAGCGGTCACGGCCAGATCGCGTTGCTGTCCAACGGCGGTCCGCTGATCCACCTGGAGGTGTCACCGCAGTATCCGCTGGTCGTCGACCCGGATGCATTCGTCTGTGCCCGTGGGCAATTGAACCAGTCCTTCGTCACCGACGTCTCCTGGCGCTCGGTCATGGGACAGGGCGGCGGCGAGGCGTTCTCACTGAGGTGGGACGGAACCGGCGTCGTGTCGATCCAACCGGCCGAGCGGTGA
- a CDS encoding AIM24 family protein, with translation MFTKVNSKVVSVDIGRSGPIVARKGAMLFYKGNVFFQPHQIAGAGMGGGMPGLGAMGGMAGRMLAGEHESTMIAQGQGEVHYGFLGIEVHVVDLGAVGGTIRVEASRLLAYGANLQASVVSVASQGGGGGGGGGGGLFGALRSAAAGVVTGQGMFTTQLSGPGSAVVLGHGGVFELEVSPNKPPVTVDPQAFVGSAGQVNTNLRSTVSWRNVGRTGGEAMQLECTGQGIVYVQASEEKL, from the coding sequence ATGTTCACCAAGGTCAACAGCAAGGTCGTGTCCGTCGATATCGGTCGTAGCGGGCCGATCGTCGCCCGCAAGGGTGCGATGCTTTTCTACAAGGGCAACGTCTTCTTCCAGCCGCATCAGATCGCCGGCGCCGGAATGGGCGGCGGCATGCCGGGATTGGGTGCGATGGGCGGCATGGCCGGTCGCATGCTCGCCGGCGAGCACGAGTCGACGATGATCGCGCAGGGACAGGGCGAGGTGCATTATGGGTTCCTCGGGATCGAGGTCCACGTCGTCGATCTGGGCGCGGTCGGCGGGACCATCCGCGTCGAGGCCTCCCGCCTGCTCGCGTACGGCGCCAACCTGCAGGCATCGGTGGTCTCAGTGGCCTCCCAGGGCGGCGGTGGCGGGGGAGGCGGAGGCGGGGGCCTCTTCGGCGCACTGCGGTCCGCGGCAGCCGGTGTGGTCACCGGTCAGGGCATGTTCACGACGCAGCTCTCCGGTCCGGGATCTGCCGTGGTCCTCGGCCACGGAGGCGTTTTCGAACTCGAGGTGTCGCCGAACAAGCCGCCTGTCACCGTCGACCCGCAGGCCTTCGTCGGCTCCGCGGGACAGGTCAACACCAACCTGCGGTCGACGGTCAGCTGGCGCAACGTCGGCCGGACCGGTGGCGAGGCAATGCAACTGGAGTGCACCGGCCAGGGCATCGTGTACGTGCAGGCATCGGAGGAGAAGCTGTGA
- a CDS encoding AIM24 family protein, translated as MSQLNTVWSPMNLPSDDNVPDNNYSFCIDLTQPWFMSKGAMIAYYGQMQFTSLQQGLQGQLLQMVAQQFSAPLYLGDYVVAEGQGKLIIGDRGYDINAYDLEDGNLTIRASNLLAFQPNLSLNQSIVPGFLTLIGTGKFLASSNGPVMFVEPPVRVDPEALVGWSDCPSPSHHYDQAWVNSFIAAAGQRFGVSSGEERQFDFTGAGTVLVQSSEKVRDDSSVLRTIQGQLPGLSVPGLQQINQQISQQLTQHQG; from the coding sequence GTGAGCCAACTCAACACCGTGTGGAGTCCGATGAATCTGCCGTCGGACGACAACGTTCCGGACAACAACTACTCGTTCTGCATCGACCTGACCCAGCCCTGGTTCATGTCCAAGGGCGCGATGATCGCCTACTACGGTCAGATGCAGTTCACCTCGCTCCAGCAGGGTCTGCAGGGCCAACTGCTGCAGATGGTGGCGCAACAGTTCTCGGCGCCGTTGTACCTCGGTGACTACGTGGTGGCCGAGGGGCAGGGCAAGCTGATCATCGGTGACCGCGGATACGACATCAACGCCTACGACCTCGAGGACGGCAACCTCACCATCCGCGCCTCGAATCTGCTTGCTTTCCAGCCGAATCTGTCGCTGAACCAGTCGATCGTGCCGGGCTTCCTCACCCTGATCGGCACGGGCAAGTTCCTGGCGTCGTCGAACGGGCCGGTGATGTTCGTCGAGCCGCCCGTACGTGTCGACCCTGAAGCGCTTGTCGGATGGTCGGATTGCCCGTCCCCGAGCCATCACTACGACCAGGCGTGGGTCAACAGCTTCATCGCCGCCGCCGGACAGCGGTTCGGGGTGAGCTCAGGCGAGGAGCGGCAGTTCGACTTCACCGGCGCCGGAACGGTTCTGGTGCAGTCGAGCGAGAAGGTGCGCGACGACTCCTCGGTCCTGCGCACCATCCAGGGCCAGCTCCCGGGCCTCTCCGTGCCCGGCCTGCAACAGATCAACCAGCAGATCAGTCAGCAGCTCACGCAGCACCAGGGCTGA